Proteins from a single region of Ogataea parapolymorpha DL-1 chromosome IV, whole genome shotgun sequence:
- a CDS encoding G2/mitotic-specific cyclin-4: MSTNGISYGLRTGVQHDENAPTNLKEQHQPTRTVPAKQRKVLGVIPDSSLNTRQADSKTLKSVKPQPEDDDEDDYDVSQFVNEPMSPIMNDRIVQEITRAYIKHSKDYLDPTDEDTFDVSMVAEYGNQIFNYLHELEYKYAPNPRYVEEVQNELTWEHRATLMNWLVQLHARFNLLPETLFLTVNIIDRFLSVKTISLSRFQLCGAVALFIAAKYEEINVPTIKQMIYMVGDQFTIPEFLRAEKFMVEVLKFEFGWPGPMSFLRRGSKADDYDNEVRTLAKYFIEVTIMDPRFVASAPSWLAAGAQFLARRMLGRGNWTDLHVFYSGYTAEQLEPLAEAVEECCLRAAAHHHAVYEKYSERRFKRSARYVRDYLEALYQEE, from the coding sequence ATGAGTACTAATGGCATTAGCTACGGTCTGCGGACCGGCGTTCAGCACGACGAAAACGCCCCAACAAATCTCAAAGAGCAGCACCAGCCAACCAGAACCGTTCCGGCCAAACAACGAAAGGTGCTAGGAGTGATTCCAGACTCCTCGCTGAACACAAGACAAGCGGATTCGAAAACGCTCAAATCTGTCAAACCGCAGCcggaggacgacgacgaggatgacTACGACGTTTCCCAGTTTGTTAATGAGCCAATGTCGCCGATCATGAACGACAGAATCGTTCAGGAGATCACCAGAGCGTACATCAAGCACTCCAAAGACTATTTGGACCCGACCGACGAGGACACTTTTGACGTGTCGATGGTGGCCGAATACGGGAACCAGATCTTCAACTACCTACATGAGCTGGAGTACAAATACGCCCCGAACCCAAGATATGTCGAGGAGGTGCAAAACGAGCTGACTTGGGAGCACCGGGCGACACTGATGAACTGGCTGGTGCAACTGCACGCGCGGTTCAACCTGCTACCAGAAACGCTGTTTCTTACTGTCAACATCATCGACCGGTTCTTGTCGGTGAAAACAATCTCGCTGTCCCGCTTCCAACTGTGTGGTGCCGTTGCTCTGTTCATTGCTGCCAAATACGAGGAAATCAACGTGCCCACCATCAAGCAGATGATCTACATGGTGGGCGACCAGTTCACGATCCCAGAGTTCTTGCgcgctgaaaaatttatgGTCGAGGTGCTGAAGTTCGAGTTCGGCTGGCCGGGGCCAATGTCGTTCCTGCGCCGGGGCTCCAAAGCCGACGACTACGACAACGAGGTGAGAACCTTGGCCAAATACTTCATCGAGGTGACCATCATGGACCCCAGGTTTGTGGCCTCTGCTCCCAGCTGGCTGGCGGCCGGTGCGCAATTCCTGGCGCGCAGGATGCTGGGCCGTGGCAACTGGACCGATCTGCACGTTTTCTACTCGGGCTACACTGcagagcagctggagccgTTGGCCGAGGCGGTGGAAGAGTGCTGTTTGCGCGCGGCAGCGCACCACCACGCGGTCTACGAGAAGTACAGCGAGCGCCGGTTCAAGCGGTCGGCTAGGTACGTGCGGGACTACCTCGAGGCTCTCTATCAGGAGGAGTGA
- a CDS encoding 60S ribosomal protein L23-A, translating to MSGSGASGNKFRMSLALPTGAIMNCADNSGARNLYVLAVKGTGARLNRLPAASVGDMVMATVKKGKPDLRKKVMPAIVVRQAKAWRRKDGVFLYFEDNAGVIVNPKGEMKGSAITGPVGKECADLWPRIASNSGVVV from the coding sequence ATGTCCGGATCAGGTGCCTCTGGAAACAAGTTCCGTATGTCGTTGGCCTTGCCAACTGGAGCTATCATGAACTGCGCAGACAACTCCGGCGCTAGAAACCTCTATGTCCTGGCCGTCAAGGGTACCGGTGCCAGATTGAACAGACTGCCAGCCGCCTCTGTTGGAGACATGGTGATGGCCACCGTCAAGAAGGGTAAGCCAGACCTCAGAAAGAAGGTCATGCCAGCTATCGTTGTGAGACAGGCCAAGGcctggagaagaaaggaCGGTGTGTTCTTGTACTTCGAGGACAACGCCGGTGTGATTGTGAACCCGAAGGGAGAGATGAAGGGATCGGCCATTACTGGACCTGTTGGTAAGGAGTGTGCCGACCTGTGGCCTCGTATTGCCTCGAACTCTGGTGTTGTGGTTTAA
- a CDS encoding High-affinity glucose transporter SNF3: MAGGSITGVAGTADVNRVEAPLTVKAYLMCAFGALGGILFGYDSGYISGVMGMDYFIHEFTGKVKQGDSDPSFVLGSSEKSLITSILSAGTFIGAVCAGDLADMFGRRTIIVTGCGIYSVGVALQIASTTVALLSVGRVIAGLGVGFVSSVVILYLSEISPKKIRGAIVSGYQFFVTIGLLLASCVDYGTEHRNDSGSYRIPIALQLIWSTILGVGLLLLPESPRYYVLKGKLDRAAKVLSRLRGQPVDSDFIQEELAEIVANHEYEKSVIPTRGYWQSWGACFTGGLRRASSNLRKTILGTSMQMMQQWTGVNFIFYFGTTFFQQLGTIHNEFLISMITTIVNVVSTPLSFYTIEKLGRRTLMIYGAAGMVVCQFIVAIAGTVDGDNQKTVSAMIAFICIYIFFFASTWGPGAWVIIGEIFPLPIRSRGVGLSTASNWLWNCIIAVITPYMVDGDKGNLGAKVFFIWGSLCGCCLLYAVMLIPETKGLTLEQVDKMLEETTPWTSAKWKPHSTFAAEMGLAKDDVKGVTHELKEHASVESV, translated from the coding sequence ATGGCTGGCGGCAGTATTACTGGTGTGGCAGGAACTGCTGACGTGAACAGAGTCGAGGCTCCCTTGACTGTGAAAGCTTATCTTATGTGCGCCTTTGGTGCGTTAGGAGGTATCCTTTTCGGATATGACTCCGGTTACATTTCTGGTGTCATGGGTATGGACTACTTTATCCATGAATTCACTGGAAAGGTGAAACAAGGCGACAGTGACCCTTCTTTTGTCCTTGGATCGTCTGAAAAATCTCTTATTACTTCTATTCTTTCTGCTGGTACCTTTATTGGTGCTGTGTGTGCCGGAGACTTGGCCGACATGTTTGGAAGAAGAACCATTATTGTGACCGGCTGCGGTATCTACTCGGTCGGTGTTGCGCTCCAGATTGCCTCCACCACGGTTGCTCTGCTTTCCGTGGGAAGAGTTATAGCTGGTCTTGGTGTTGGTTTTGTTTCGTCTGTGGTGATTTTGTATCTGTCTGaaatttctccaaagaaaATCAGAGGTGCCATTGTTTCCGGTTACCAGTTCTTCGTCACCATTGGATTGCTGCTCGCGTCCTGTGTCGACTACGGAACGGAACACAGAAACGACTCTGGTTCCTACAGAATCCCTATTGCTCTGCAACTGATTTGGTCCACCATTCTCGGAGTCGGACTTCTCTTGCTCCCAGAATCTCCTAGATACTACGTCCTTAAGGGCAAGCTCGACCGGGCCGCCAAGGTGCTCTCTAGACTTAGAGGTCAGCCTGTCGATTCCGACTTCATCCAGGAAGAACTCGCCGAGATCGTGGCCAACCACGAGTACGAGAAGAGCGTCATTCCAACCAGGGGCTACTGGCAATCCTGGGGAGCTTGTTTCACCGGAGGACTCAGAAGAGCCTCCTCGAACCTCAGAAAGACCATTCTCGGAACTTCCATGCAGATGATGCAGCAATGGACCGGTGTGAACTTCATCTTCTACTTCGGTACCACtttcttccagcagcttggcaCCATCCACAACGAGTTCCTGATCTCGATGATCACTACCATCGTCAATGTGGTGTCTACTCCTCTGTCCTTCTACACGATCGAGAAACTCGGCCGTCGTACGCTCATGATCTACGGTGCCGCAGGTATGGTTGTGTGTCAGTTTATCGTGGCTATTGCCGGTACCGTTGATGGTGACAACCAGAAAACCGTCAGTGCCATGATCGCCTTCATCTGCATTTacattttcttctttgcttcGACCTGGGGTCCAGGAGCTTGGGTTATTATCGGAGAAATCTTCCCATTGCCAATCAGATCGAGAGGTGTTGGTCTGTCGACCGCCTCCAACTGGCTGTGGAACTGTATCATTGCCGTTATCACTCCTTACATGGTTGACGGCGACAAGGGCAATTTGGGAGCTAAGGTGTTTTTCATCTGGGGCTCGCTGTGTGGCTGCTGTCTTCTGTATGCCGTGATGCTGATCCCAGAAACCAAGGGCCTGACTCTGGAGCAAGTCGACAAGATGCTTGAGGAGACCACCCCATGGACCTCTGCCAAATGGAAGCCTCACTCCACCTTCGCTGCCGAGATGGGTCTTGCCAAGGACGACGTCAAGGGCGTCACccacgagctcaaggagcACGCCAGCGTTGAGAGTGTATAG